A section of the Candidatus Margulisiibacteriota bacterium genome encodes:
- the nrdR gene encoding transcriptional regulator NrdR produces MKCPYCGTDQDKVIESRASNEGDVIRRRRECEKCGERFTSYERIEPRATFVIKKDGRREPYDREKIKKGLLRAVEKRPVSMEKLNQVIQLIEKKLPYNNESEVSSDQIGLLVMEELEKLDAVAYVRFASVYREFKTVNEFVEEIKTLNIEASAKMWLASKNKTK; encoded by the coding sequence ATGAAATGTCCTTACTGCGGAACAGATCAAGACAAGGTGATAGAATCGCGCGCCTCGAATGAAGGCGATGTGATCCGCCGCCGGCGCGAGTGCGAAAAATGCGGTGAGCGTTTTACTTCGTATGAGCGCATCGAGCCGCGCGCGACTTTTGTCATCAAAAAAGACGGCCGCCGCGAGCCTTACGACCGCGAGAAAATCAAAAAAGGCCTGCTACGCGCGGTGGAAAAACGGCCTGTTTCTATGGAAAAACTCAATCAAGTCATTCAGCTGATCGAGAAAAAACTGCCGTATAATAACGAGAGCGAAGTGTCCTCCGATCAGATCGGCCTGCTTGTTATGGAAGAGCTGGAAAAACTCGACGCGGTGGCCTATGTGCGTTTTGCTTCGGTGTACCGCGAATTCAAAACGGTGAACGAGTTTGTGGAAGAGATCAAGACTTTAAATATAGAAGCCTCGGCAAAAATGTGGCTGGCGAGCAAAAATAAAACAAAATAG
- a CDS encoding anaerobic ribonucleoside-triphosphate reductase activating protein, whose product MPVIKGLQKTTLVDYPGKIAATIFTAGCNFRCVFCHNTLLVKNNQADGLPVIDENELLEYLRGRTRQLDGICISGGEPTLHADLPEFIRKIKEIGYAVKLDTNGTNPEMLEKLLRENLLDYAAMDIKGPLELYPRIANTEVDTAKISRSIDLLRQSGIPYEFRTTVLPAFLAEKEFASMASLLNGTECYYLQQFHAGEHLLNPEYSHAGAYTSGQLNLFARQFEPFVKKVAVRGA is encoded by the coding sequence ATGCCTGTAATAAAAGGACTGCAAAAGACCACGCTGGTTGATTACCCGGGCAAAATTGCCGCCACGATCTTCACGGCTGGCTGTAATTTTCGCTGCGTGTTTTGCCACAACACGCTGCTGGTCAAGAACAATCAAGCGGACGGTTTGCCGGTGATCGATGAGAATGAGCTGCTGGAGTATCTGCGCGGCCGGACGCGGCAGCTCGATGGTATCTGTATTTCCGGCGGCGAGCCGACTCTGCATGCGGATCTGCCGGAATTTATCCGCAAGATCAAAGAGATCGGCTATGCCGTGAAACTGGACACCAATGGCACCAATCCTGAGATGCTGGAAAAATTGCTGCGGGAAAATCTGCTGGACTATGCGGCGATGGATATCAAAGGCCCGCTGGAGCTGTATCCGCGTATTGCCAATACCGAAGTGGACACGGCCAAAATCTCGCGCAGCATCGATCTGCTCCGGCAAAGCGGTATTCCGTATGAGTTTCGCACGACAGTCCTGCCGGCTTTTTTGGCTGAAAAAGAATTTGCCAGCATGGCCAGTCTGCTCAATGGCACGGAGTGCTATTATTTGCAGCAATTTCATGCCGGTGAACATTTGCTCAATCCGGAATACAGCCACGCCGGCGCTTACACGTCCGGCCAGTTGAATTTATTTGCGCGCCAATTTGAGCCGTTTGTCAAAAAAGTGGCGGTGCGGGGAGCATAA